The sequence TAAAGGGGTTGAAAACATAACCCCCAGAAAGGTGTTACAGGTAAAAGCCGTTAAAGAAGACGGCCTTACAATCGAATTTGAAGCCGTCGCAAGGCTGGATACCGGAATCGATGTGAATTATTTTGAAAATGGCGGTATTCTACCGTATGTATTGAGAAAGGTGATGCGCGCCACTGATACAACCGTTTGAAAAAAAGGAGGTGCCGGATGAATGACAATCTCTCGATCATCAATAAAGGCTTACGAGGTGTCACCGTGGCCAGTACAAAAATAAGTGATGTGGATGGCCAGGCGGGGAAGCTGATTTACCGGGGCTACCTGGTTCAGGATTTGGCGGAGCGAACGTCATTTGAAGAAGTGGCCCATCTTTTGCTTTTTGAAAAACTTCCGGATAGAAAAGAACTGGAAAGTTTTACCAAACGCCTTAAACAGGCCAGGGATATTCCTCCTGCAATAATTGAAGCACTTAAAACACGGCCGCCGGATTCATTGCCCATGGATATTCTTCAGGCGAGCATTCCTCTGATCGCCAATCATGATCCGGATATTGGAAATTCTTCTTTGGAGGCATGCCGAGGCAGAGCCATCAGCCTCATTGCAAAATTTCCCGGCATCGTCGCCGCATGGGAACGCATACGTAACGGAAAGGATATCGTACCGCCAAATGCAGAACTGGAACACGCGGCTAATTTTTTGTACATGCTGAAAGGGAAAATCCCTGGTGCCGATGCGGAACATTTTTTTGATGTCGGGCTGGTTTTACATGCAGAGCATTCTTTCAATGCATCGACTTTTTCCGCCAGGCAAGTCGCTTCGACCCGAGCCCACATGTATGCGGCTGTAACCGCAGCTGTCGGATCCCTGTCCGGTGAACTGCATGGTGGTGCAAATGTCCGGGTCATGGAGATGTTAAAACGCATCGGTTCCGTTGAAAAAATCCAGGATTACATCAACCGGGAGCTTGACGCCGGCCGGGTGATTTTCGGGCTGGGCCATGCGGTTTACAAAACGGATGATCCCCGGGCGCTGATTCTGGCACCCATGGCGCAAACCATGTGCAACAAGATGGGTGAGCCGCACTGGTACGACATTTCAAAACAACTTGAACAGAAGAGTAAGGCGGCGTTTAAACAACGAAAGGGGATAGACATCTTTCTGAATGTGGATTTTTACAGCGCTTCACTGTACTATGCCATGGGGATACCCACAGATCTGTTTACGCCGATATTTGCCATTTCCCGGATCGCCGGATGGACGGCGCATGTTCTGGAAGAACAGTTTGCGGAAGCTGCACCCAAGCCTGCCCTGTACCGCCCGGGATCTGACTATATTGGTGAATACTGCGGCCCGGAGGAATGTACTTTTACCCCTATGGATGAGCGATAACCCGTTTGGAAATAGTAATAAAAAAGGATTAAAGATGACACAGGGAGAAACGATAACAAGACATACAGACGGTTCATTGAACGTGCCGAGTTTTCCCATTATTCCGTTTATCGAAGGGGACGGCACAGGCCCGGATATCTGGTTTGCTGCCAAACAGGCTTTAGACAGCGCTGTAAAGTTTGCCTACAAAGGAGAAAGGCAGATTTCATGGGTGGAAATATTTGCCGGAGAAAAGGGATACAAACAAACCGGCGAATGGCTGCCGAAACAAACATTAAATACCATTGAACAACACCAAATAGCCATCAAAGGACCTCTGACCACCCCGGTGGGGAAAGGCATCAGAAGTGTCAATGTGGCCATCAGACAAAAACTGGATCTTTATGCCTGTGTGCGGCCGGTGAAATATATTGATCATGTTCCCAGTCCTATGAAAAACCCGGAAAAGGTGAACATGGTGGTTTTCAGAGAAAACACCGAAGACCTGTATGCGGGGATTGAATGGGAGGCAGGAGGCAGTGCTGCCAGGCATGCACTGGAATTCTTACGTGTTGATATGGATGTCTCATTACCCGAAGATTCCGCCATAGGCATAAAACCGATCAGCAAAAACAAAACCAAAAGGCTGGTTAAACAGGCTGTTTTATACGCTGTGGAGAACAACTTGCCCAGTGTTTGCCTGATGCATAAAGGCAATATAATGAAGTTTACCGAAGGCGCTTTCCGCACATGGGGCTACGAGGTGGCAAGAGATGAATTTGCCGATAGGACTTTAACGGAAACAGAACTTTTTCAACAGTATAATGGCATCCGGCCGGAGGGAAAAGTGATCATCAAAGACCGGATTGCCGATATGCTCTTTCAGCAGGTGCTTTTGCGTCCCGAAGAATATCAGGTGATTGCCACTCCGAACTTAAACGGTGACTATCTGTCTGATGCCCTGGCAGCGCAGGTGGGGGGGCTGGGCATGGCTCCGGGTGCCAATATCGGCGACACCTGCGCCGTCTTTGAAGCCACCCACGGAACCGCACCGAAATATGCCGGTAAGGATGTGGTCAACCCCGGCTCCTTAATCCTCTCAGGAGCAATGATGCTGCGCCATATGGGATGGGCAGAGGCTGCCGATTTAGTGGAAACAGCACTTAAAACCACCATAAAAGATAGAATCGTCACTTACGATCTGGCGCGGCAGATTAAAGGTGCCACCCAGGTAAAGTGTTCTGAATTTGCCAAAGCGATGGTAAACAGGATGAACTGAATGGGCCGAAAACAATTATTCGCCTATCAACCGTTAACATCCCGGTAAAACCTCCGGTATCTCTTAAAACTTAACATGTTGACGGCCGAACAAATAAATTGCATGGCAGCATGGAAAGTGATAAAATAACTTGGGACTCGCGTAAAAGGTAACCTTGACGGAGGATCTAATGAAGCGTGTCGATCAAGTCACTCAATCACTGGCCAAACGATTCACCAAAGATTACTTATTTGTATCGCTGATACCGGTTTTACTCCTTCTGGCCTTTACAGTGAGCGGAGCCTTTCTGATAGAAAATCACACCTCTGACCTGATTCGAAGATCAATTGATGATCTGAATGAAAATGCCGAAAAAGAGCTGGAACTGTTGGGTCAAAAAATTATCCGGGCTAAAGCCAGGGATGTCGCGAAACAAACCGCAATATTTCTCAACGCCAACCCGGGACTCACCATGAAAGCGCTCCAGAAAAGTCAGTATTTTAAAAACTTTACCATGCAAAAAGTCGGCGAGACCGGCTATACCTGTCTGTATGAGTCAGGTACCGGTATTATGCGGATTCACCCGAATCCAAGTTTCATTGACTTTGACATGCAATTACTGGCCGAGAAACTACCTTCATGGTGGGCCATCTTTGAACCGACACTTTCGGGTAAGGAAGTTTCAGGATACTATGATTGGCTTGAGGCAGATCAAACCCTAAGACGTAAATACATGACCATGACCCCGGTCCATGAAGCTTTCTCCGGTCAAACGCTGATGATTGCAGCCACAACTTATATCGATGAGTTTTCCACCCCGATTGCTTCAATGAAAGACAAAGCCAATAAAATCAGGGCTCACTATCAGAATTTTATTTTCCGCCAGGGAGTTATTATTTCGCTTGCCTTAGCTGTTTTTCTCCTGTTTATCTTTACCTGTGTCTACCTGTTAGGCCGTCGTTCAGGTCTTCGCTACATCCTTCCCATTGAACAACTTGCCCGCGCAGCAAAAAACCTTGGAAAAGGCAAGTGGGAAGCGGGTGAATATGTTGTTCTGCTTCAACGCAAGGACGAGATAGGCGAACTGGCCAAAGCATTTAACAATATGCAGACTCAACTCAGAAATCTTTTCTTTCGTCTTGAACAGCGCCTTGCCGAACTCAAGCTAACCCAGAAGGCTTTAAAACAGAGTGAAGAACATTACCGGAGCCTATTCGACGGTGTTCCCGTAGGGCTCTATCGCACGACACCGGATGGCAATATTCTCGATTCAAATCCGACCCTAGTTAAAATTCTCGGGTATCCTGATCGTCAAACTTTTTTAGGTCGTAATGCACAGGATTTATATGTCCACCCGGAAGACCGAAATCGGTGGAAAATGCAAATTGAAACTCAACAAAGCAGCGAGGGTTTTGAAATTCAGATGCGCCAGTACAATGGAACGGTCATTTGGGTGGAAAATTTTTCTCGAATTGTCCGGAACGCTGACGGTGGTATACTTTACTATGAAGGAAGCCTGATTGACGTTACCGAAAGGAAAAAACTCGAAGCCCAATTGCAGTATGCCCAAAGGATGGAGTCGATTGGAACTCTTGCAGGCGGTATTGCGCATGATTTTAACAACCTAATGATGGGAATCCAGGGAAACATTTCGCTGCTGCTTTTTGATATTGACCGTTCATTTCCACACTATAAAAAACTGAAAAATATAGAAGAAAGTATTAAAAGCGGAGCCAGGCTGACCAGTCAGCTGCTCGGTTATGCCAGAAAGGGAAAATATGAAGTCAGACGCCTTGCTTTGAACCAGATCGTAGCAGCTAGTGCTGAAACATTTGGTCGTACCCGAAAAGAGATTACGATTAACCTTCGGCCTGTATCAGACCTGCATGAGATCGAGGCGGACAGAACCCAGATAGAACAGGTTCTTTTCAACCTATTTATTAATGCTGCCGATGCCATGCCAGGGAAAGGCGACCTTTCTCTTAAGACCATGAACGTTAGCCGGAATGATATGGTGAATAAGCCATACAAGCCTGCAGCAGCCAATTATGTGATGCTGCAGGTGACCGATACCGGTGAAGGCATGGATACCAAAACGCTGGAACGCATTTTTGATCCTTTTTTTACCACAAAGGGATTGGGCAGAGGTACGGGTTTAGGCTTGGCATCAGTATATGGCATCATTAAAGCCCATGGCGGATACATCGATGTCGAATCCGAGCAAGGTGTCGGGACGACCTTTTATCTTTATTTTCCGGCATTGGATAAAACGGATAGTCATACCCACATCTCCGACGAGGGCCCTGCCCGGGTTAAACCGGGAAAGGGTATGATTTTGCTGGTTGACGATGAGGAAATTATCATGGATGTCAGCACTGATATGCTTGAAAAATTAGGTTATGGAGTGCTTAAAGCCGTCAGCGGTAACAAAGCGATTGCAGCATATCAAGCCAACAGCGTTGAGATTGACTTGGTCATCCTGGATTTGATTATGCCGAAAATGAGTGGCGGTGAAGTCTATGACAAATTGAAGAAAATCAACCCCCAAGTGAAAGTACTTCTTTCCAGCGGCTACAGTATTGACGGTCAGGCCACGGAAATACTGGGTCGGGGCTGCAATGGCTTTATTCAAAAGCCCTTTAATATGGAGGAGCTTTCAATGAAAGTAAATAAAATCTTGGATTCAAAGAAAGGAGGATAGAAATGAATGAAGTATTCTGTAAGCTCTGTAACGCCCCCCTCCTCAATGATAAAGAGGAGCTCTGTGAAGTATGTCAAAAAATGGAAGTCCGGATCAACTATTTGATTGAACGCCATAAAGAAGCGATCAGGGAATACCTTGGCAAGAAATTTAATGAAACTTCCGACCCTAAATTACAAATGTACGAAAGGCGATCCAAAGAATATACCCCTCCCAAAGGCACTCATACCCCTGATCGCCGCAAAAAAATCCGCAGACTAAAGCAGTTAAAAAACCATCCCCAACAAAGGAAAAGCGATCGCCTGGATTTGTAAAACCATCCCCTCTCGATTGCTTTGTGATTAGATTGAATTGCTATTAAAAAGGGGAAATAAGGATGCTATCACTTTGATATAATTGATACAAAATAGACGACCCCTTGAATGCTGAAATCCTCGAACCCTCTTCTCCAACGAAATTGGAGGAGAACCATATTTTAATATAAAGGAAAGGAGAATGATAATGAACAAGACAGAACAGAATCTTTTAGAGGCATTTGCCGGGGAGTCCCAGGCCAATCGAAAATACCTCGCCTTTGCCAAGCAGGCGGACAAGGAAGGTAAATCTCAGGCTGCAAAACTGTTCAGGGCAGCCGCCAAGGCTGAGACAGTGCATGCCCATGCCCATCTCCGGGCACTCGGGGAAATAAAGAGCACTGCGGAAAACCTCAAAGAAGCCATCGCCGGTGAAACGCATGAATTCAAAGAGATGTACCCTGCCATGATTCAAACAGCCAAACAAGAGGGATACAAGAAAGCAGAGCGGTCATTTACCTACGCCAATGCGGTTGAAAAGGTCCATGCGGATCTTTATCAAAAAACCCTGGACAGCCTGGATCACCCTCAAGAGGTCGAATGTTATTATGTTTGCTCCGTGTGCGGGTATACCTGCGAAAACGAACCTCCGCATGAGTGTCCGGTCTGTAAAGCCAAGGCGAAGGCCTTTTTCAAAGTTGACTAACCGGTATTTACCGAAACATGAAAAAACCGAGATGAAATGTCCTTCATGGTGTTATCCATCTTTCTAATTGAAACATTCGGACGATAAAAGGGACACTTAGAGCATGCCTTGGTTGGGTTGCCTTATATTCCAATCTGACCCTGGCATCATGTGGTCATATTTATTGTTTTTCGAGATGTAAATCGTCATTTCTTTGTGCAAAAATGTCAATAACTTGACGGTTTATGACCCTTTCCGATTTTCCATCATTCTATATTCCATCCGTCGAAAGTCCGACTATTATTTAAGTATCGGTCAATATCTGCCGATATCATTGTATTGATAGACTTTTCTTCAAAAATCATAATGGCTGGCATGGATAATGCAGAAAATTATAAACTGGATCAAACCCTGCTAAAGGAATACAACCCAGCTATGCTTTGCCGGTTACACAGCAGACAAAAAATTTTACCTAACGAGCAAAGATGGAAAAAGATTTTAATTCAACTTCAGAAACAGCATCTTCTTGCCCGGTCACCGGGCTGCGCATTTTCCAAAGACCCGAGTGGAAAAATATCCCTATAGGAAAAGAATTCAGCCTGACCATATCTGTGATCGGAAAACACATCCTGTTTACCCGGTCAAGGGGCTATTGCAGTCGGAAAGATAGCGAAATATCCATGAAAATCGTCAACCAGGTGCTGGATGAAATCCTGGCGGAAGAAGAGCCCTACATTCATGTGGCAGATTATTCAAAATTCACCGGGGCATCCATCGCTGCACGAAAGCATTACATGGGTTATCTGAAAAAGCAGGGTCGTATTTCGTCTCTGATTTTCTTCGGGGCCAAGCCGCTGGTTAACATGAGCATCAAACTGGTTAAACGAATAACGAAAATTAAATACGATATCCAGGTTGCCGACGACTACGAGGATGCGATAAAGATTGCTCTCGATAAGGAGAAAGAGATCGGCAATCTCTCGACGAACCAAACTTTCCAAAGCCGGCACCCAGTTGCCGGATCTTTTTCTGCAAGAAGTGCCCGAAAACATAGTATTGAAAGGACGGACTGGAATCTTCATCTGGACGGTTTTTCTATTCGATTTGAAATCCTTGGGGAAAATATCATTCACACCGTAGCTGAAGGTTTTCTGCGAGAAGAGCATGTGGAACCTCTTCATCAGTTGAGAACAAAGGTCATCGACTCCATCCATTTACCGGATGGGGCTTACTCTATCATATCCGATGTGAGCGGCATAAAGGGTGGAAGCCGCAAGGCACGCAGGCTGCTGATGGCCTCTATTCGAGACGCCTATAAAGAAAAACCGTTTGATTGGTATATTTTTTATGGAGTAAATTGGTTCACAAAAACGGCGCTGAACCTGGCCCGCCCCTTTTTACCTTTCAAAGCGGCCGCAGTCAGAGATTTTAATGCCGCAATGAGGATAATCGGGGAATCAAATCCTCCATTCTCCTTAAATCCTTCGATTGCAAATCAGCAGGAGAAACTGGCAAGCGGTCAGCATGCCGAGGATGTTAGACGGTATGTAAACGACCTCATTCATTGCATCGGAAGCATAAACTGGGAGCAGGAAGGAGTGGAGTTTGCCAAAATAATAGATGCTTCACATCCTTTCAAACCTGTTTTCGACGGCATCGCTTTCATTAAAAGAGAGTTGGATGATTTTTTCCGGGAACGCGATAAGATCGAACAGGAGCTCAAACTTTCCAAAGAGAGATACCAAACCATTCTGCAAAGCATCCAGGATGGATACTATGAGGTTGATTTAAAAGGCAGCTTCACCTTTGTCAATGACTCCATGGCCAGGATACTCGGGTACTCTAAAGATACATTAATCGGAATGAACAACCGGGAATACATGGATCAGAAGAATGCTGCAAAGCTCTATGGGGTTTTTAACATGGTTTATAAAACCGGCCTGCCGCTCGAAAGTATTGACTGGGAAATTGCACAAAAAGACGGATCTAAAAGAAATCTCGAAGCATCCGTATCCTGCATAAAGGATTCAGCAGGTCATCCCATCGGTTTCAGAGGAATCGTCAGAGACATTACCATGCGTAAAAACGCAGAGCTGGCACTCAAACAGAGTGAAGAAAACTATCGCCAACTTTTCTTTTCCGAAGCGGACGCCATCATTATCGTAGACTTGAAGACCAGGAAAGTGGTCGAAGCCAATCCTTCTGCTCTATCCCTTTACAGGTGTGATCATCGAAAAATGGTCGGGCTGAATATTCTTGAAATCTCCGCCGAACCGGCAAAGACCATCCGGCACATCGAATCCATAGCCAGTGGAACCGAATCGTTGCCTACTGTCAAAGAAATGCACCGGAAGATGGATGATACCATTTTCCCAGTGGAGATCAGCCACGGTTTTTATAACCGGCATGACGGTAAGATGCTTTGCACGGTTATTCGGGACATCACCGCGCAGAAAGAGGCTGAACAAATCATATTAAAATCTCGTGAAGATCTGGAAAACAGGGTGGCAGAGCGGACCAAACAACTGGCTCGAGCCAATGAAGATCTCAATAAAGAGATAAAATTCAGAAGGTCGGCACAAGAGGAAACCTTAAAAGCAAAGGAAATGGCAGAAAAGGCAAACCAGGCCAAGAGTGAATTCTTAGCCAACATGAGCCATGAGCTCCGGACACCTTTGAATCATATCATAGGCTTTACCGAGTTGGTTATGGATAAAACCTTTGGAGACTTGAATGAGATGCAGGAAGAGTACTTAAACGATGTTCACCACAGCAGTATGCATCTCCTCTCCCTGATTAACGACATCCTGGATCTCTCCAAGGTAGAGGCTGGTAAGTTGGCTTTTGAGCCCACTGGTGTCCAATTGCACGACCTTTTAGA comes from Thermodesulfobacteriota bacterium and encodes:
- a CDS encoding PAS domain S-box protein, with amino-acid sequence MKRVDQVTQSLAKRFTKDYLFVSLIPVLLLLAFTVSGAFLIENHTSDLIRRSIDDLNENAEKELELLGQKIIRAKARDVAKQTAIFLNANPGLTMKALQKSQYFKNFTMQKVGETGYTCLYESGTGIMRIHPNPSFIDFDMQLLAEKLPSWWAIFEPTLSGKEVSGYYDWLEADQTLRRKYMTMTPVHEAFSGQTLMIAATTYIDEFSTPIASMKDKANKIRAHYQNFIFRQGVIISLALAVFLLFIFTCVYLLGRRSGLRYILPIEQLARAAKNLGKGKWEAGEYVVLLQRKDEIGELAKAFNNMQTQLRNLFFRLEQRLAELKLTQKALKQSEEHYRSLFDGVPVGLYRTTPDGNILDSNPTLVKILGYPDRQTFLGRNAQDLYVHPEDRNRWKMQIETQQSSEGFEIQMRQYNGTVIWVENFSRIVRNADGGILYYEGSLIDVTERKKLEAQLQYAQRMESIGTLAGGIAHDFNNLMMGIQGNISLLLFDIDRSFPHYKKLKNIEESIKSGARLTSQLLGYARKGKYEVRRLALNQIVAASAETFGRTRKEITINLRPVSDLHEIEADRTQIEQVLFNLFINAADAMPGKGDLSLKTMNVSRNDMVNKPYKPAAANYVMLQVTDTGEGMDTKTLERIFDPFFTTKGLGRGTGLGLASVYGIIKAHGGYIDVESEQGVGTTFYLYFPALDKTDSHTHISDEGPARVKPGKGMILLVDDEEIIMDVSTDMLEKLGYGVLKAVSGNKAIAAYQANSVEIDLVILDLIMPKMSGGEVYDKLKKINPQVKVLLSSGYSIDGQATEILGRGCNGFIQKPFNMEELSMKVNKILDSKKGG
- a CDS encoding citrate/2-methylcitrate synthase yields the protein MNDNLSIINKGLRGVTVASTKISDVDGQAGKLIYRGYLVQDLAERTSFEEVAHLLLFEKLPDRKELESFTKRLKQARDIPPAIIEALKTRPPDSLPMDILQASIPLIANHDPDIGNSSLEACRGRAISLIAKFPGIVAAWERIRNGKDIVPPNAELEHAANFLYMLKGKIPGADAEHFFDVGLVLHAEHSFNASTFSARQVASTRAHMYAAVTAAVGSLSGELHGGANVRVMEMLKRIGSVEKIQDYINRELDAGRVIFGLGHAVYKTDDPRALILAPMAQTMCNKMGEPHWYDISKQLEQKSKAAFKQRKGIDIFLNVDFYSASLYYAMGIPTDLFTPIFAISRIAGWTAHVLEEQFAEAAPKPALYRPGSDYIGEYCGPEECTFTPMDER
- a CDS encoding rubrerythrin family protein, with product MNKTEQNLLEAFAGESQANRKYLAFAKQADKEGKSQAAKLFRAAAKAETVHAHAHLRALGEIKSTAENLKEAIAGETHEFKEMYPAMIQTAKQEGYKKAERSFTYANAVEKVHADLYQKTLDSLDHPQEVECYYVCSVCGYTCENEPPHECPVCKAKAKAFFKVD
- the icd gene encoding isocitrate dehydrogenase (NADP(+)) — protein: MTQGETITRHTDGSLNVPSFPIIPFIEGDGTGPDIWFAAKQALDSAVKFAYKGERQISWVEIFAGEKGYKQTGEWLPKQTLNTIEQHQIAIKGPLTTPVGKGIRSVNVAIRQKLDLYACVRPVKYIDHVPSPMKNPEKVNMVVFRENTEDLYAGIEWEAGGSAARHALEFLRVDMDVSLPEDSAIGIKPISKNKTKRLVKQAVLYAVENNLPSVCLMHKGNIMKFTEGAFRTWGYEVARDEFADRTLTETELFQQYNGIRPEGKVIIKDRIADMLFQQVLLRPEEYQVIATPNLNGDYLSDALAAQVGGLGMAPGANIGDTCAVFEATHGTAPKYAGKDVVNPGSLILSGAMMLRHMGWAEAADLVETALKTTIKDRIVTYDLARQIKGATQVKCSEFAKAMVNRMN
- a CDS encoding PAS domain S-box protein — encoded protein: MEKDFNSTSETASSCPVTGLRIFQRPEWKNIPIGKEFSLTISVIGKHILFTRSRGYCSRKDSEISMKIVNQVLDEILAEEEPYIHVADYSKFTGASIAARKHYMGYLKKQGRISSLIFFGAKPLVNMSIKLVKRITKIKYDIQVADDYEDAIKIALDKEKEIGNLSTNQTFQSRHPVAGSFSARSARKHSIERTDWNLHLDGFSIRFEILGENIIHTVAEGFLREEHVEPLHQLRTKVIDSIHLPDGAYSIISDVSGIKGGSRKARRLLMASIRDAYKEKPFDWYIFYGVNWFTKTALNLARPFLPFKAAAVRDFNAAMRIIGESNPPFSLNPSIANQQEKLASGQHAEDVRRYVNDLIHCIGSINWEQEGVEFAKIIDASHPFKPVFDGIAFIKRELDDFFRERDKIEQELKLSKERYQTILQSIQDGYYEVDLKGSFTFVNDSMARILGYSKDTLIGMNNREYMDQKNAAKLYGVFNMVYKTGLPLESIDWEIAQKDGSKRNLEASVSCIKDSAGHPIGFRGIVRDITMRKNAELALKQSEENYRQLFFSEADAIIIVDLKTRKVVEANPSALSLYRCDHRKMVGLNILEISAEPAKTIRHIESIASGTESLPTVKEMHRKMDDTIFPVEISHGFYNRHDGKMLCTVIRDITAQKEAEQIILKSREDLENRVAERTKQLARANEDLNKEIKFRRSAQEETLKAKEMAEKANQAKSEFLANMSHELRTPLNHIIGFTELVMDKTFGDLNEMQEEYLNDVHHSSMHLLSLINDILDLSKVEAGKLAFEPTGVQLHDLLEGSLIMVKEKAMKHGIKLSTEIKDIPEVITADERKLKQILYNLLSNAVKFTPNGGEVVVNARMIDCIIREGRRRGDSERCQIIKVLAKEKRVHDREYRNCLQISVSDTGIGIKPENQEHIFNPFDQVDSSASRGFQGTGLGLSLSKRLVELHNGKIWVESEGEGKGSAFRFVIPVSF